Below is a window of Raphanus sativus cultivar WK10039 unplaced genomic scaffold, ASM80110v3 Scaffold0196, whole genome shotgun sequence DNA.
AGTTACCACGCGCTGCGATAATCTGATGATAGACGGATTTGAATTCAGGTCACGTAGGGTAGGGTCTATGGAATGCCACCCGACCACTAATGTGTGGTTAACACAGAAACCTTTTTgtcaacaaataaaaatagtatctgttttataataaatattattttcacttttttattttatctcaaAGAATGTCATTccataattataatataattttattcattaactatattttaatataaatttttatttaaataattttcttttaattagtcaaacatgaaataaaatatatattaatttgttatacaaattttttgatatacataaaaatatcaaaataacacttattataaaactatCAATATTGAATAACTAAACTAATAGCATAtagtttatcaaaatataatgtGACGGCTCCATCCTAACATCATATACTATAGCATACTTGTCCGTAAAAACACTGAATTTAGCAACAATAAAAACTTCGATAATGATATCATTTGTGTTGAATTTGAAGAGATTACAACATAAttgaaatttaaactaaaatagcAGGCAAACTGCACAATAATTAAAAGCCTATGCATCAacatatcttttctttttggcttCACTACAATTTGAAATATCACGGAGGAAGATCTATTTATAAGTAGAAAAGAGCAGACAACCCAATCATTGTTCTATCTTTTTTCTTTGCCTTGATAGAACAGACTTTAGATTGATATATTGTATTATCTATCTTTCACTGATATAAAATTtacagtttagcaaaaaaaaaaacagacaattACCAAATATGACATTTAAAGTCTAAAACAAAGTTACAagagaatacaaaaaaaatatccatacttttttgtttttatgaaatagAAAACAAGTCTATTTATGTGATAAGAATAAACGATTTTGAATTAACCATTCATCTTTTCTCAATCTAAGAAAAATATGCATGTTGAATTTTCTTTATAAGAATATTCATTGAAGTTCTTAAAATTTATCAACAAATGacataataaatagttattttagaattaagtattattttattatcactTGTTTTTatccataaaattttataatattcttaTTATTTGTTCAATatcttttgatgattttttttgtaacaccaatATCTTTTGATGATTCCTTTTAAAAAACTAAGGATGGAAATGCTACCAAAGACGAATATTCTTCACTCGCGAgtcctaaaagaaaaaaataaaaaataaaacattaaaaagtcTCTCTCGGACAAGACATGTCTTCCACCTTTTCACTTCCTTCTTCTCCCAAAACCCTTTTTCAAAGTTCTCTCCTTTATCCCCGGAACCAAAAAATAAGAGAAACTCACTTTTATCTTCGATTCCATTACGCAACACACTAAACACCAATGTCGCCGCCACCGGAACACCAAGGCTCCTCCTTCCTTCGCCGAATCAGCATTCGCCGCAACCAGATCGTCTCCATGGACGCCACTCACGAGCACCAACAACAGCTCGAGGAACTCGACTACTTCCAGAAACACGTCTCCGATTGCCTCTCGGAGTTGTTACTCTCTCCTTCCTCCGCCGAATCTTCTCAGCCATCTGATCCCATTCTCTCCATCCCGTGGCTAAAGAACCTCCTCGACGTTTACATGTCCTGCGAAACAGAGTTCAAAGGGGTCCTCTCGACGGTCCAGATCTCCAAGTCTCCCTCTCTAGAGAAGGCTCTGCAAGAGACGCTCGATCGGATTCTTAAATCGCTCGATATCTGTAACGCCGTGAGTAACGGCATTGATTCCGTTACTCAGAGCCGGCGTCTCGCGGAGATAGCCGTCACGGCGCTTAAGAAACGGCCGTTATGTGACGGTGCCGTTCGTAGGGCTAAGCGTGCGTTGACTAGCCTCCTCGCTGGGTTAAACGCCGACGGGAGAGATAGTAACAACCGAAGGTCAACGTCACGGTCGTGGTCGTTCGGTGGATCGTCTTGCCACGTCAGCAAGAACTGGTCCGCGGCGAAACAGATTCATGCGATGGCGGGTAACCTGGTGCCGCCACGTGGAGCAGAAGCCTGTGGGGTTTACGTGATGAGCAGTGTTATGGTTCTCGTGATGTGGGTGCTTGTAGCGGCGGTTCCTTGCGGGGCAAGCAACGTTCTCGCGGCGGCGCCATTGCAGCTTCCGAAACATCAGAGCTGGGCTAGCGCGGCGTTGAACATTCAGGAGAGGGTTGGTGAGGAGATGAAAGGGAAGGAGAAGCGTTTTGGTGGTGGTTTAGGGTTGATGGAGGAGATGCAGAGGATGGAGAGGGTTGGGTTGTCTTTGTTGGAGTTCACGGAGAGGTTTAGGTTTCCGGGGGAGGAGGAAGAGGTGGAGGAAGTTGCGGAGAAAGTGGAGGAGATGGATGAGATTTGCCGGGGAATGGAAGTGGGGTTGGAGGGTTTGCAGAGACAAGTGAGGGTAGTGTTCCATAGATTGGTGAGAAGCAGACTAGAGATTGTTTCGGTTCTTGATCAAGCTccatgtttttaatttaataatgaaaagaaaagaaaaacttgatGTGTATAAATCTATAATAATTCTTATGCATACGCACCCATATGTTCTATTGACTGAGGTACTGTTACCAGGGAGCTTTGGTCCTGTTCTGCTTACATTTGTGTCTGAAGCAGGTGTGTGTTGATGATGTATATGCTCTTTTGTCGTTTGAATTTGTTGTGTTCTTTGCCACGTCATGTTTGGCTGTTGTCTCTGATGTAGCTTCTCTGTGATTTCTTTTCATTGGCCTGTAAAAAAGAATCAATGATCATTTATGCTTACAAAATGAGCAAGTGGTGTTTTGATAGGATAGGTGTTCCTTGTTCATACGGATATTTACTCTCTCGTTTGGTCGATGGATGTAGTCTTTATCACATGAAAACACATGAGAAACTTAAAGGAGAAAAGCAAGAACATATATACTTGAGAAACAACACGCTTTGAGTTGTGATTAAAAAGGAATAAGGTATACTTTACTTTTATAATGTCAATGGATTTGGTGTgaaacaaagattaaaaaaaaacagaggaaaaaagcTCTGGTGATGATAGGCAGATCTCAGAATCTTTTGTATATATCACGACAGATAATGTAGACACTGCTCCACTCCTTATGTAATGTGACGGTCCAGAAATATAACCTGTTAAAAAATGTTGGGAGATTTCGTTGTGATATTGGTAGCTCTTCATGCACTGACCATCTTAATCAATTTTGGACAGTTCATCACTGTTCTCATAGATGATGACTTTTTTCAGGAAAACTTTTAAAACCTTAAAGTCTGCACTGATCTCTGTGACTGAGACTGTGAATACATCGAACAAGAGTCTGAAGCAACTCTGCCGAGCTTGATGCCAAAGCCTTCATGCGTTTTATTTAGCTGAAGCTTTCTTCTAACTTTGAGGAAAGCAAATTGTTTGCTTGTAGTTGTAACAATTTGTTCTGTGGCTAACATGTTCAAGATGACAAAACATAGCACTATAGTGAAAGTAGTCCTACCAAGTTTCTCAAGACGCTATTGAGCACATCTTCTAAACTAACAGAGCAGATacatacaaaaaaacaaacaaagattGCTTGTCACCACATTACGATGTTGCTTGCGACGCAAGCATAGTTTCTACACCAGCAAAAGTCCATTAACATATAACTTAAATGTACAACATTATGAATTCATGAAGGTGATACCTTTGGACGTTTATCAATGGAGCAAAACCTACTTAAATAGATTCTCAATCATGCATGAATCATCCAAGTTGAATAACCAACGAGCAAGGTCCCTATACATTTCACACCAGTCCTCAAGCTCGCAACCCCTAGTTTGTCTCCTTCTTCATCAActggttttaagttttaacacaTTCTCACGAGCCCTAGTAGCTGAAAATTCTCCGAGAGAAACCGGAGAGACGAGGAATGTAAGCAGAGCAGAACTCGCCATAAGATCCGCCGTCAGGGAATCCAACGAATATACAGTCTCTGCAATGAAAACCGGAGGAGATGGAGAATAACTGAATAAGACTACGAGTTTAGATGACTTTGCGTAACGGTCCATATATAAGCTGTTGAGAGATATCGAGAGAGGTATAAATAAACAAGATTCCTTCCAGTGACAACAATAGACCGGGAAATAATCCGGTTTTAGTTTACCATGTCTAATTCTCAGattggtttgatttaatttagtttagacCATTTGATCCGATTTGATTTATTTGgtagtttttccttttttgacaAAAGAGCATTCAAATTGAAACATTAACATTTTAGAGATAAGAATTTATGGTCTTACCGTAGAGAAAAACTTGCAAGAACATTTCCATGGTAGTTAAACTTCCTGATCCATGAAAAATATTATGCAGAAATTAGAAGAACCAACATTAAAATCAAAACTAGTAGCTAGTAAGAACCACGGCAAGTCCACGAACCGTGACCATGCTTTCTTCTCCCTTGTACTTAGATTTAAGCCTTTTTAGCAACTTTTCTTAAGAACATACAGTATATCAATAGATTATTTCTCACTCTCAATAATTTGGATTACAATTTTAGAACATTTGCAAAGACTAATAATAACTTGGTttacaaatatactataatTGATTGGTTCAGTAATGACCCGAAAAAAGGAGGGAAAATGAAGATGTGTAAGAAAGCGTTAGTGTGTAGAGAGAGGCCTTATCCAGCGGACAAAGCAATACTCTGCAGAACTCTACGCCGGGTTCTCCCCCGACAATGGTCGGAGGGACCGTTACCACCGTCGTTATCCTCCCGGAGCTAACAGAACCAACATCCATGCCGCACACATTGACCCTCTCTTCCGTTGGAATGGAGGACACTAAGTGTTAAAAACGTTGATAGCTAAGGCTCTCTCTGTTTTGGTTTGTTTACTGGGGACTCCTGGTATCAACCGAACACTACAGAGGCATACCGGTGTAGAAATCGCAACAACTAGGATAACAAAGATAAACTCAGCAGCACCAGCAAGCAAAAAGCAACAGGGGAGTCCCTTACTCTGGCTCGTCTGACAAAACCGACACATCTGAACCTGCTGTTCACTCTTCATTAGTCTGTATGGCCCATAGAAGAATTTCTTCAGCTGAGAAAGGAAAGGGAGTGGACTTAGTGGCACAACAACCGGCTCGGTTGGCAAGGGTGAAAGCACCTCTACCAGACAACTCAGAGCTCATTCGCAAGCACTCGCTTACGCTCATTGGGCGAGTTACTAACAAATCTACTCAAAAAGTCTGGTCTCTGATACCATTCTTCAC
It encodes the following:
- the LOC130501434 gene encoding protein ROH1-like; amino-acid sequence: MSPPPEHQGSSFLRRISIRRNQIVSMDATHEHQQQLEELDYFQKHVSDCLSELLLSPSSAESSQPSDPILSIPWLKNLLDVYMSCETEFKGVLSTVQISKSPSLEKALQETLDRILKSLDICNAVSNGIDSVTQSRRLAEIAVTALKKRPLCDGAVRRAKRALTSLLAGLNADGRDSNNRRSTSRSWSFGGSSCHVSKNWSAAKQIHAMAGNLVPPRGAEACGVYVMSSVMVLVMWVLVAAVPCGASNVLAAAPLQLPKHQSWASAALNIQERVGEEMKGKEKRFGGGLGLMEEMQRMERVGLSLLEFTERFRFPGEEEEVEEVAEKVEEMDEICRGMEVGLEGLQRQVRVVFHRLVRSRLEIVSVLDQAPCF